A stretch of DNA from Streptomyces sp. NBC_01197:
GAACAGATCTGTCCCGGCGTGCAGTAGCCGCACTGGTATCCGTCCAGGTCGAGGAACGCCTGCTGGACCGGGTGCAGTTGACCGCCTTCGGCGACGCCTTCGATGGTGGTTATCTCACGCCCTTCGGCCGCCACGGCCAGTTGCAGACAGGCCACGGCACGGCGCCCGTCGAGCAGGACGGTGCAGGCGCCGCACTGTCCCTGGTCGCAGCCCTTCTTGGTGCCGGTCAGATCGAGCCGCTCGCGCAGGGCGTCGAGCAGGGTGGTGCGGTGGTCGACGGGCAGCGTGTGCTTCTCGCCGTTGACCTTCAAGGTGATATTGGCGCTGTACGCCGTCGGGGTGGCTGGGGCAGGGGCCATGATCAGCCTTCTTTCGCGTATGCCGGAGTCCGCCGGAAGGACGGACCGGCAGGCGGTCGAACGAGGAGA
This window harbors:
- a CDS encoding 2Fe-2S iron-sulfur cluster-binding protein yields the protein MAPAPATPTAYSANITLKVNGEKHTLPVDHRTTLLDALRERLDLTGTKKGCDQGQCGACTVLLDGRRAVACLQLAVAAEGREITTIEGVAEGGQLHPVQQAFLDLDGYQCGYCTPGQICSAVAVIEEHAAGWPSAVTGDVRPEAGPPPLTAEEIRERMSGNLCRCGAYVSIVQAVARAAAAHEPATESIEPSGATETTRTTEAGTASAADGAAA